The following coding sequences lie in one Thalassoglobus polymorphus genomic window:
- a CDS encoding RNA polymerase sigma factor: MTDPPTHNLTLTTHDATTSEIITGLRNGQRSAWGQLYDEYSENLWKYVSRIIGNDAEAVAEVVQESFLAAARGARTFDETKGSLWAWLTGIAHRQSFAWFRKRTRSQKISRADVQRRIQSGQQGQDKTTAPVQILEDQEQAETVRAALSELSAEYSFLLTAKYMDRLTVDEIQNHLGGTSDSIRSKLRRARAEFRTVFERLNDGGPE; this comes from the coding sequence TTGACCGATCCTCCCACTCACAATCTGACGCTCACAACGCATGATGCGACAACTTCCGAGATCATCACTGGTCTCCGGAATGGTCAGCGAAGTGCCTGGGGGCAGTTGTACGACGAGTACAGCGAAAACCTTTGGAAGTATGTCTCCAGAATCATCGGAAATGATGCTGAAGCAGTCGCTGAAGTCGTCCAGGAGAGCTTTCTGGCAGCCGCACGCGGGGCCAGAACATTCGATGAAACAAAGGGCTCGCTGTGGGCCTGGTTGACTGGGATTGCACATCGCCAGAGCTTTGCATGGTTCCGTAAACGTACTCGAAGTCAGAAAATCTCTCGAGCAGATGTTCAGCGACGCATCCAAAGTGGTCAGCAGGGACAGGACAAAACGACCGCTCCGGTTCAAATACTCGAAGATCAGGAACAGGCAGAGACGGTTCGGGCGGCACTTTCAGAGTTGTCTGCCGAGTATTCATTTTTACTGACTGCAAAATATATGGATCGACTGACAGTCGATGAAATTCAAAATCATCTCGGGGGAACATCCGATTCAATACGTTCGAAACTACGGCGTGCACGAGCAGAATTTCGCACTGTCTTTGAACGGCTCAATGATGGAGGTCCAGAGTAG
- a CDS encoding sigma-54-dependent transcriptional regulator: protein MTEPEKPSTSYRKILIVEDEEIIRNTLGEFLTGEGFQVTQAGTVDEGLKAAKDQDFHVAICDIQLPDGDGIKLMKQMHRLNPSLFVLIITAYGTVESAVDAFTRGAFDYLTKPVIFDDLAHKLKRVFEYRDLYLENQKLRLELAQPNRFDQIVGSSEPLKQLQDTISKIAVTNSNVLLVGETGTGKELFARAIHSAGPMKEEKFLAVNCGSRPVEMLEAELFGSDSPGNTQPGILRTSGKGTVFLDEIARLPMGTQTKLLRAIEYEESMPVGGSEPYEVQCRIITSSSEDLLRLVGEETFQEDLFYRLDGVKIRIPPLRERLDDIPELVDHFIAKHSKSLRKRVVSATSETIRLLMAAQWKGNVRQLDNAIERAVIMCDGTSIEPSDLPPDLLGLGQPLPDTDDLRSALRHYERLHITRVLRQWPDKREAAKRLKLGLSSLYRKIEELNIELG, encoded by the coding sequence ATGACCGAGCCGGAAAAACCAAGCACCAGTTACCGTAAGATTCTGATTGTCGAAGACGAAGAAATCATCCGCAATACGCTCGGAGAGTTTCTGACCGGCGAAGGCTTTCAGGTGACCCAGGCAGGGACCGTTGACGAAGGCTTGAAAGCTGCCAAAGATCAGGACTTCCATGTTGCCATCTGCGATATCCAACTCCCCGACGGAGACGGTATCAAGCTGATGAAGCAGATGCACCGGCTCAATCCATCTCTGTTCGTGTTGATTATCACCGCCTACGGAACTGTTGAATCAGCCGTTGATGCGTTCACACGTGGAGCCTTTGACTACCTGACCAAGCCAGTCATTTTCGATGATCTCGCCCACAAGCTTAAACGGGTCTTTGAGTATCGTGATCTTTATCTGGAAAACCAGAAGCTCCGGCTAGAACTGGCTCAACCGAACCGATTCGATCAAATCGTTGGATCGAGCGAACCGCTCAAACAGCTTCAGGATACAATTTCCAAGATTGCAGTCACGAACTCCAATGTCTTGCTGGTTGGTGAAACTGGAACAGGGAAAGAACTCTTCGCCCGAGCCATCCATTCTGCCGGCCCAATGAAAGAGGAAAAATTCCTGGCAGTCAATTGCGGAAGTCGCCCCGTCGAGATGCTCGAAGCAGAACTCTTCGGGTCCGATTCACCCGGGAACACACAACCAGGGATCCTCCGAACTTCGGGGAAGGGAACTGTCTTCCTTGATGAAATCGCCCGGTTGCCAATGGGGACTCAAACAAAACTTCTGCGTGCCATCGAATACGAAGAAAGCATGCCAGTCGGGGGCTCCGAACCATACGAAGTCCAATGCCGGATCATCACATCCAGCAGCGAAGACCTACTGCGACTCGTTGGCGAAGAAACATTCCAAGAGGACCTGTTCTATCGCCTCGATGGTGTAAAAATCCGCATCCCTCCGCTCCGGGAGCGACTCGACGACATTCCGGAACTGGTCGACCACTTCATCGCCAAACACTCAAAATCCCTGCGAAAACGAGTCGTTAGCGCGACGAGTGAAACAATTCGACTATTAATGGCAGCTCAATGGAAAGGGAATGTCCGGCAACTCGACAATGCCATTGAACGAGCCGTGATCATGTGTGACGGAACCTCGATCGAGCCCAGCGATTTGCCTCCCGACTTGCTTGGACTGGGGCAACCATTGCCAGACACGGACGACCTGCGAAGTGCATTGCGCCATTACGAACGATTACACATCACACGTGTTCTGCGCCAATGGCCCGACAAACGCGAAGCCGCTAAGCGTCTGAAGCTGGGACTTTCCAGCTTGTACAGGAAGATCGAAGAACTCAACATCGAACTCGGTTAG
- a CDS encoding phosphoglycerate dehydrogenase codes for MTVAKNVKCCALNSDEGPHFEILPKAGLDVHPGNRSANFWNADELVEELQGCCSVIAGSEPYTAQVLKQLPDLRVIARTGVGFDAIDLAACDELGVVVTTTPGVNHHSVAEHTIAMLMGLARGFPNQDQRVRTENWKRIARPRVMDRTLGLVGLGRIGQAVATRAAGLGMKVIACEPYPEMDFVDKWGIELLELDDLFATADYVSLHNPLTEKSRKMMNAETFSKMKQGSVLINTARGALVDEEALVNALNSGHLSAAGLDVFDVEPLPVESPLTKMSNVMLSGHVAGLDIESQRDTLTMAAETIIALKNGEWPQMCIQNLSGVKDWSWDR; via the coding sequence ATGACTGTGGCAAAGAATGTAAAGTGTTGCGCTCTGAACTCTGATGAAGGGCCTCATTTTGAAATTCTTCCGAAAGCTGGGCTCGACGTTCATCCGGGGAATCGCTCAGCGAATTTCTGGAACGCAGATGAACTTGTTGAAGAGCTCCAGGGATGTTGTAGCGTCATTGCAGGTTCTGAGCCGTATACTGCTCAGGTTCTGAAGCAGTTGCCGGATTTGCGAGTGATCGCGCGAACAGGAGTTGGGTTCGACGCGATTGATTTGGCGGCGTGTGATGAGTTGGGAGTTGTTGTGACTACAACACCCGGTGTCAATCACCATTCCGTTGCTGAACATACCATCGCGATGCTGATGGGGCTTGCTCGTGGCTTTCCCAATCAGGATCAGCGTGTTCGAACTGAGAACTGGAAGCGTATCGCTCGTCCACGTGTGATGGATCGGACTCTCGGATTGGTTGGACTCGGGCGAATCGGGCAGGCTGTCGCGACCCGCGCTGCCGGGCTGGGGATGAAGGTCATTGCCTGTGAACCTTATCCGGAGATGGATTTTGTCGACAAATGGGGCATTGAGTTATTGGAGTTGGATGATCTTTTTGCAACTGCGGACTATGTCTCTTTGCACAATCCGCTGACTGAAAAGTCCCGCAAAATGATGAATGCGGAGACCTTCTCCAAGATGAAGCAGGGATCTGTGCTGATCAATACCGCACGTGGTGCGTTGGTTGATGAAGAGGCACTCGTCAATGCACTCAATTCAGGGCATCTCAGTGCTGCCGGTTTGGATGTCTTCGACGTGGAACCACTTCCTGTCGAAAGCCCACTCACGAAAATGTCGAACGTGATGCTGTCTGGTCACGTTGCCGGGCTCGATATCGAGTCGCAACGAGACACACTCACGATGGCGGCAGAGACGATCATCGCTCTCAAAAATGGCGAATGGCCGCAAATGTGCATCCAAAATTTGAGTGGAGTCAAAGACTGGTCCTGGGACCGATAG
- a CDS encoding (2Fe-2S)-binding protein gives MSQTVINDAIVCRCLNVRESTIQDSVEIMGAESLQDVKSMCGAGGGCMSCRSRIKCLISEYLSNRESVKTG, from the coding sequence GTGAGCCAAACTGTCATCAACGACGCGATTGTTTGTCGCTGCCTGAACGTACGAGAATCAACGATTCAGGATTCTGTCGAGATCATGGGCGCGGAAAGCCTTCAAGATGTGAAATCAATGTGCGGCGCTGGCGGTGGATGTATGTCGTGTCGCTCTCGCATCAAATGCTTGATCTCCGAGTATCTTTCAAACCGGGAGAGCGTCAAAACAGGCTGA
- the bfr gene encoding bacterioferritin, which translates to MQGSQRVIDALNAGLTIELTAINQYFVQAKMCESWGLHKLGAHHYEESIEEMKHAELLIDRILFFDGVPEIARYDVIRVGDNVQEQLENDLALELNASKTYNEGVQICLEEKDSASREVMEQIVRESEESVDWLEAQLDLIKRLGIENYMLSQMGEAKNG; encoded by the coding sequence ATGCAAGGAAGTCAGCGAGTGATCGATGCACTCAATGCCGGATTGACCATCGAATTGACTGCAATTAACCAGTACTTCGTTCAGGCGAAAATGTGCGAAAGTTGGGGCTTGCACAAACTCGGAGCCCATCACTACGAAGAATCAATCGAGGAAATGAAACATGCGGAGCTATTGATTGACCGCATTCTCTTCTTTGATGGGGTTCCGGAAATCGCACGGTACGATGTGATTCGTGTCGGCGATAACGTCCAGGAGCAGTTGGAGAATGATCTCGCTCTCGAATTGAATGCCAGTAAAACTTATAATGAGGGCGTCCAAATCTGTCTGGAAGAGAAAGACTCAGCCAGTAGAGAAGTGATGGAACAGATTGTTCGTGAATCAGAAGAGAGTGTTGATTGGCTGGAAGCTCAGCTTGATTTAATAAAACGACTCGGGATTGAAAACTATATGCTGTCGCAAATGGGCGAAGCGAAAAACGGATGA
- a CDS encoding sigma-54-dependent transcriptional regulator: protein MFQIAISVLIVDDDEAHAQAVAESLRRVNCECTIANSGPKGAELIESQQFDVIITDLKMDEVDGLAILRKAKEELPDAEVIVLTAHSSIPSVVTAMQGGAYTYLTKPLDIQELRQSVDKASSRIRLIRRNISLAKGLDERFGFEGVIGNSPSMHRVIEQLKNLAPTDTTVLILGESGTGKELVARAIHQNSPRKSKPFVPLNISALPESILESELFGHEAGAFTGAATKRVGKFEYANGGTLFLDEVGEMPAETQIKLLRVLEERKITRLGSNDEKSINVRLVAATNANLKSEMEEGAFRGDLYYRLSVVTIYLPPLRDRREDIPLLIDHFLKEFCKRQGREVEGLSRAARQALLSFDWPGNIRQLRNVIEGMLALDMDGKLDVDDLPTELAELGGESPDGLIGGSGTDMLIGRPLDEVEKYYIARALELTGGKREETAVMLGMGERTLYRKIKEYGLK, encoded by the coding sequence ATGTTTCAAATTGCCATCAGCGTCCTCATTGTGGACGACGATGAGGCTCACGCTCAGGCTGTTGCAGAAAGCCTCCGGCGAGTGAATTGTGAATGTACGATTGCGAACTCCGGGCCGAAAGGTGCGGAGTTGATCGAGTCTCAACAGTTTGATGTCATCATTACCGACCTCAAAATGGACGAGGTTGACGGGTTAGCGATTCTCAGGAAGGCCAAAGAAGAATTACCCGATGCCGAGGTAATTGTTCTGACAGCCCACAGTTCGATTCCGTCAGTGGTCACAGCCATGCAGGGAGGGGCCTATACCTATCTGACGAAACCGCTGGATATTCAGGAACTGCGCCAATCGGTCGATAAGGCTTCCAGTCGTATCCGCCTGATTCGGCGAAACATTTCGCTCGCGAAAGGTCTCGATGAACGGTTTGGTTTTGAAGGTGTCATCGGCAATAGCCCGTCGATGCATCGGGTGATCGAACAGTTAAAAAACCTCGCTCCTACTGATACGACAGTTCTGATTCTGGGTGAAAGTGGTACCGGAAAAGAACTTGTTGCCCGTGCGATCCATCAGAACAGCCCACGCAAAAGCAAACCCTTCGTCCCTCTGAACATCTCTGCACTTCCGGAAAGTATCCTGGAGTCCGAGCTTTTCGGGCATGAAGCGGGAGCGTTTACTGGTGCGGCAACGAAACGGGTCGGAAAGTTCGAGTACGCCAACGGCGGAACATTGTTTCTCGACGAAGTTGGAGAGATGCCAGCGGAGACGCAGATCAAGCTTTTGCGAGTCTTGGAGGAGCGGAAGATCACTCGTCTGGGGTCGAATGACGAGAAGTCGATCAATGTCCGACTGGTCGCAGCGACGAACGCGAATCTGAAGAGCGAAATGGAAGAAGGGGCCTTTCGTGGCGATCTTTACTACCGGTTGAGTGTGGTGACAATCTATCTCCCGCCGCTTCGTGACCGCCGAGAAGATATCCCGTTGCTGATCGATCATTTTCTGAAGGAATTCTGCAAGCGACAAGGACGCGAGGTGGAAGGGCTTTCGCGGGCAGCGCGGCAAGCACTGTTGTCGTTCGATTGGCCGGGCAACATCCGTCAATTACGAAATGTGATTGAAGGTATGCTGGCTCTCGACATGGATGGAAAACTTGATGTGGATGATTTGCCAACAGAGCTCGCTGAACTCGGTGGAGAATCTCCTGATGGGCTGATTGGTGGTTCTGGGACTGATATGCTCATCGGTCGGCCTCTCGACGAAGTCGAGAAATACTACATTGCCCGAGCCTTGGAATTGACTGGTGGAAAACGCGAAGAAACCGCAGTCATGCTGGGAATGGGGGAGCGCACTCTCTATCGAAAGATCAAAGAGTACGGTCTGAAATAA
- the lptB gene encoding LPS export ABC transporter ATP-binding protein encodes MSILECRDLVKVYPNGFRAVDGVSFSVEPGEIVGLLGPNGAGKSTTFRMTCGLTAPTKGTVFLNGQDVSNWPMYKRARHGMGYLPQDQSIFTKLSVEKNLIAILEYMPLSSRDRKNRVTELLGEFGLEGKRKQVSSTLSGGERRRLEIARCLASNPKIILLDEPFTGIDPTTINDIQDVIGALQDSGISILMTDHRERETLTITDRCNIIVDGRVLVTGDIDEIFRSEDAQSRYFGHRFDPTSIKDERKRFRTDRANSPSVPAPHSKTEKPSLAIASETIAAETVADEAEWL; translated from the coding sequence ATGTCGATTCTGGAATGCCGTGATCTTGTCAAAGTTTATCCAAACGGCTTTCGCGCCGTTGATGGAGTCAGCTTTTCGGTGGAACCAGGAGAGATCGTTGGGCTTTTGGGGCCGAACGGTGCTGGCAAATCAACCACATTTCGAATGACCTGTGGTCTCACCGCTCCGACAAAAGGAACAGTTTTCCTGAATGGGCAAGATGTCTCGAACTGGCCGATGTACAAACGGGCTCGGCACGGAATGGGATACTTGCCGCAGGATCAGAGCATTTTCACAAAGCTTTCTGTGGAAAAAAACCTGATCGCTATCCTTGAATACATGCCGCTTTCCAGCCGAGACCGTAAGAATCGCGTTACTGAACTGCTCGGTGAATTCGGATTAGAAGGCAAACGCAAACAGGTCTCATCAACCCTTTCCGGGGGAGAACGCCGCCGCCTGGAAATAGCCAGATGTCTGGCAAGTAACCCAAAAATCATTCTGCTCGACGAACCATTCACCGGGATCGATCCCACAACAATTAACGACATCCAAGACGTCATTGGCGCACTACAGGACTCCGGGATCTCAATTTTGATGACAGATCACCGCGAACGAGAAACATTAACCATCACTGATCGCTGCAATATCATTGTTGATGGTCGCGTTCTGGTAACGGGTGATATCGATGAAATTTTCCGTAGCGAAGATGCCCAGTCGCGATACTTCGGACATCGCTTTGACCCAACTTCAATTAAAGACGAACGGAAACGATTTCGTACAGATCGCGCCAATTCTCCTTCCGTTCCCGCACCGCATTCGAAAACCGAAAAGCCATCTCTTGCTATCGCCTCGGAAACCATCGCTGCAGAAACCGTTGCTGACGAAGCGGAATGGCTCTAA
- a CDS encoding transketolase family protein: MTDTTEFPIPLHEYQVVPLDPKNPTLTDEQRSQLDKNIQLCRDAIVFFTAIADAKGLGGHTGGPYDTVPETLIMHGFMEHSKNGGTPEVLPIFFDEAGHRVATQYLMAVLEGDMDIEKLFHYREYLSHLPGHPERGFTPGVKFSSGRLGHMWPFVNGVAIANPNQVVFMLGSDGSQMEGNDAEAARLAVAQNLNVKVVVDDNDVTIAGHPSDYLKGFDVSKTLEGHGLTVNTGDGEDLDSLYARMCEAVTHDGPVALMNKRKMCVGIEGLEGSAHGHDVIKTAVAIDHLKSRGRDAAAEYLTTVEKGPGGPSHQGSDGSSIGKNRDLFGKIMNGILDKIPEEQRIESIRVFDCDLEGSCGLNHIRAEHPEVFVRGGIMERGNFSAAAGFGYERGKQGVFATFSAFLEMVVSEITMARLNQSNVLAHFSHAGCDDMADNTCHFGLNNMFSDNGLPEEGHDNTRLYFPADQHQFKKCLETIYSQEGLRFIFSTRSGVPDLLNEEGNKVFGDDYEFVPGKDDVIREGTAGYIVTFGETTYRALDAVIRLKEAGTDVGLICKSTLNVYDEEMMAKLAAAPAILVAESFNVKTGLGSRFGTELLKRGFKGNYNNIGTHKEGSGGLWQQMGYQGLDSDGIMASMQKLT; the protein is encoded by the coding sequence ATGACTGATACCACTGAATTCCCAATTCCACTTCATGAATACCAAGTGGTTCCGCTCGACCCGAAAAATCCGACTCTCACCGACGAGCAACGATCTCAGCTCGATAAGAACATTCAGCTTTGCCGTGACGCCATTGTCTTCTTCACTGCCATCGCCGATGCAAAAGGGCTGGGGGGCCATACAGGGGGGCCTTATGACACTGTGCCTGAAACTCTCATCATGCACGGCTTCATGGAACATTCTAAAAATGGTGGAACTCCAGAAGTGCTGCCGATCTTCTTCGATGAAGCGGGCCACCGAGTTGCGACTCAGTACCTGATGGCGGTTTTGGAAGGGGACATGGACATTGAGAAACTGTTCCATTACCGCGAATATCTGTCACATCTTCCGGGTCATCCAGAGCGTGGATTTACTCCGGGCGTGAAGTTCAGCTCTGGCCGCTTGGGGCATATGTGGCCATTTGTGAATGGCGTGGCGATTGCCAACCCGAACCAGGTCGTCTTCATGCTTGGGTCCGACGGATCACAGATGGAAGGAAACGACGCCGAAGCAGCACGTCTCGCAGTCGCTCAAAATCTGAACGTCAAAGTCGTCGTCGATGACAACGACGTTACGATTGCCGGACATCCATCAGATTACCTCAAAGGTTTTGATGTCTCGAAAACACTCGAAGGTCACGGACTGACAGTGAACACCGGCGACGGCGAAGACCTCGACAGCCTGTACGCCAGAATGTGTGAAGCAGTCACACACGATGGACCGGTTGCATTGATGAACAAACGGAAAATGTGCGTTGGCATCGAAGGACTCGAAGGGAGCGCACATGGTCACGACGTCATTAAAACCGCTGTCGCAATCGATCACTTAAAATCACGTGGTCGAGACGCAGCTGCTGAATATCTGACGACTGTTGAAAAAGGTCCTGGAGGCCCATCTCACCAAGGCTCCGATGGAAGCAGTATCGGCAAGAACCGTGACCTCTTCGGTAAAATTATGAATGGAATTCTGGATAAAATTCCAGAAGAACAACGAATTGAATCGATTCGTGTTTTCGATTGCGATTTGGAAGGAAGCTGCGGCCTCAATCATATTCGTGCTGAACATCCAGAGGTCTTTGTTCGCGGCGGCATCATGGAACGTGGGAATTTCTCCGCAGCTGCTGGCTTCGGATACGAGCGAGGAAAGCAAGGAGTCTTCGCAACTTTCTCTGCGTTCCTGGAAATGGTCGTCTCTGAAATCACAATGGCACGATTGAACCAGAGCAACGTTCTGGCACACTTCAGCCACGCCGGTTGCGACGACATGGCAGATAACACCTGTCACTTCGGGCTGAACAACATGTTCAGTGACAACGGGCTTCCAGAGGAAGGTCATGACAACACGCGTCTCTATTTTCCAGCGGACCAGCATCAGTTCAAAAAATGTCTCGAAACGATCTACAGCCAGGAAGGTCTACGTTTCATTTTCTCGACTCGTTCAGGAGTGCCTGATTTACTGAACGAAGAAGGCAACAAAGTTTTTGGTGACGACTACGAATTCGTTCCCGGAAAAGATGATGTGATTCGCGAAGGAACGGCTGGTTACATCGTCACTTTTGGCGAGACAACCTATCGTGCCCTCGATGCTGTCATTCGCCTGAAGGAAGCCGGGACAGATGTCGGATTGATTTGCAAGTCAACACTGAATGTCTATGACGAAGAAATGATGGCGAAGCTTGCAGCTGCCCCTGCGATCCTCGTCGCCGAATCCTTCAATGTCAAAACCGGCCTCGGTTCACGCTTTGGGACAGAGCTTCTCAAACGTGGATTTAAAGGGAATTACAATAACATCGGCACACACAAAGAAGGTTCTGGAGGACTGTGGCAGCAAATGGGCTACCAGGGTCTGGACTCCGACGGAATCATGGCCTCCATGCAAAAGTTGACATAG
- a CDS encoding protein kinase domain-containing protein — translation MSNDQDDTVSFALMGQLLTELEDRCDSDSGFSLFELLDSFSLSSENRDLLQELVVHHFRILQERTPDLLPENYFSSYPEHRQYVGAPEELLNSSRISAALLGASDSGSRFPDSSNSFSEAAAIPEFRGGPLGLLPVSMQKALHAQMQPAVFHDGQKIITEGEEGDLLYVCCAGSAKVTIVQNHTKNLRIGRIVPGQVFGEMALMGIPWRTATVTAEGGVDVLTLSKQDFHALLRQHQEFSNVITTIIGERLGNHRRDALFSVTLEGYQISRRLGRGGMAVVYDAMSEETGQRVALKMMSHRLHVDQLAREWFDREAQLISSFDHPNIPRLLKRFDAFATAFMVIEFIEGASLAQVLKERGPYDETSVLRILANLVHALEYAHSAGIVHRDVKPANCMIDLKGDVKLMDFGLSVPFFAGKDSRCVIAGTPAYMSPEQFRGEICPESDWFSLGCVAFELMTGQRLSNPTNLLTMGHNFQKWDVSVVLAQIPKSYPTAKKIMRSLLDIAPGNRSKSLEILEEFRKPLDVSDWDIRSMLGKS, via the coding sequence ATGTCGAATGACCAGGATGATACTGTTTCTTTTGCTCTGATGGGGCAACTGTTGACTGAGTTGGAAGACCGTTGCGATTCCGATTCGGGATTTTCTCTTTTCGAGCTGCTTGATTCGTTCTCTCTTTCCTCGGAGAATCGAGACTTGCTTCAAGAGCTTGTCGTTCATCATTTTCGAATTCTCCAGGAACGAACTCCAGATCTTTTACCCGAGAATTATTTTTCAAGTTATCCAGAGCATCGACAGTACGTTGGTGCGCCTGAAGAACTGTTGAATTCATCTCGGATCAGTGCAGCTTTGTTGGGAGCGTCGGACTCTGGAAGTCGTTTTCCTGACTCCTCGAATAGTTTTTCGGAAGCTGCTGCGATCCCGGAATTTCGGGGCGGACCGTTGGGGCTGTTGCCGGTTTCGATGCAGAAAGCCCTGCATGCTCAAATGCAACCAGCGGTTTTTCATGACGGGCAGAAAATCATTACAGAAGGGGAGGAGGGTGATCTCCTTTATGTCTGTTGTGCTGGCTCCGCGAAAGTGACCATTGTTCAAAATCATACGAAGAACTTACGCATCGGTCGTATCGTTCCGGGACAAGTCTTTGGTGAAATGGCTTTGATGGGAATTCCCTGGAGAACTGCCACGGTCACGGCAGAAGGGGGCGTTGATGTTTTGACACTTAGCAAGCAGGATTTCCACGCTTTGCTTCGCCAGCATCAAGAATTTTCAAATGTGATTACAACTATTATTGGTGAGCGTTTAGGGAACCATCGCCGCGATGCACTCTTCTCAGTGACGTTAGAGGGCTATCAGATCTCGCGGCGCTTAGGGCGAGGTGGGATGGCGGTTGTGTATGATGCAATGTCCGAGGAAACCGGGCAGCGAGTTGCTCTGAAAATGATGAGCCACCGGTTACATGTCGATCAATTGGCAAGGGAGTGGTTCGATCGCGAAGCGCAGCTGATTTCTTCATTCGATCATCCGAACATTCCCCGATTGCTCAAACGGTTTGATGCATTCGCAACTGCGTTTATGGTCATCGAATTCATTGAGGGAGCGTCACTTGCGCAAGTCTTGAAAGAACGTGGTCCATATGACGAAACGTCGGTTCTGCGGATTCTTGCCAATCTGGTTCATGCTCTTGAATATGCTCATTCCGCTGGAATTGTTCATCGCGATGTGAAGCCCGCCAATTGCATGATCGATTTGAAAGGCGATGTGAAGCTGATGGACTTTGGGTTGTCTGTCCCTTTCTTTGCCGGAAAAGACTCGCGTTGTGTGATCGCAGGAACTCCGGCCTACATGTCTCCCGAGCAGTTTCGAGGGGAGATCTGTCCTGAATCGGATTGGTTTTCTCTCGGTTGTGTTGCCTTCGAACTGATGACGGGACAACGTTTATCAAATCCGACAAATCTGTTGACGATGGGACATAACTTTCAGAAATGGGATGTCAGCGTCGTCCTCGCGCAGATCCCCAAAAGTTATCCGACCGCGAAAAAAATTATGCGGTCATTACTGGACATTGCCCCAGGGAACCGAAGCAAGAGCCTCGAAATACTTGAAGAGTTTCGAAAACCGTTGGACGTTTCTGATTGGGACATCAGATCAATGCTTGGCAAGTCATAA
- a CDS encoding GntR family transcriptional regulator: protein MVVKSLFHPDRYPALRLVVADGGDAEMSLVDNVYDQILLQIVNGDLPGGSELKTTKLAESLEVSRTPVAQALVRLAADGLVSQHRNRRATVREAAENWLVDVHQLRQLVEPHAAARAAGNIDPDVLADLEMLAREARPNKEHAWVEAAAYFDGGLHLTIAEYCDNLPMRTTIRQCWSYKRVSYQAGNDTEQSLRRGFREHTAILEALKSGDSAGAKSAVAKHLDSASKTRPKSRIV from the coding sequence ATGGTCGTCAAGTCATTATTCCATCCTGACCGATATCCGGCTCTTCGTCTCGTTGTGGCTGACGGAGGAGATGCGGAGATGTCGCTGGTGGACAACGTCTACGATCAAATTCTCCTGCAAATCGTCAACGGAGATTTGCCAGGTGGGTCGGAGCTGAAAACAACAAAACTTGCCGAATCGCTCGAAGTCAGCCGGACACCGGTCGCACAGGCTCTCGTCCGTCTCGCAGCTGACGGATTAGTCAGTCAGCACCGTAATCGGAGGGCCACTGTTCGAGAGGCAGCTGAAAACTGGCTGGTTGATGTGCATCAACTCCGACAGCTTGTCGAGCCGCACGCAGCCGCGCGAGCCGCTGGGAACATCGATCCTGATGTCCTTGCCGATCTGGAAATGTTGGCTCGGGAAGCACGACCGAATAAAGAACATGCCTGGGTCGAGGCGGCAGCCTACTTCGATGGCGGTCTGCACCTGACAATTGCAGAATATTGCGACAACCTGCCGATGCGAACAACGATCCGTCAGTGTTGGAGCTACAAACGGGTCTCATATCAAGCAGGGAATGACACTGAGCAGAGCCTTCGACGCGGATTTCGTGAACATACTGCAATCCTCGAAGCCCTGAAATCAGGTGACTCAGCGGGCGCGAAATCGGCTGTCGCCAAGCATCTGGATTCAGCTTCGAAGACTCGCCCCAAATCAAGAATTGTCTAA